A single genomic interval of Lathyrus oleraceus cultivar Zhongwan6 chromosome 7, CAAS_Psat_ZW6_1.0, whole genome shotgun sequence harbors:
- the LOC127104793 gene encoding uncharacterized protein LOC127104793, translated as MRVLFGYQEVLEIVVNGVTQLGADATDIQRATHKEEKKKDYKALFLIHSCVDNDNFEKVGDCESAKQAWEILEKAYAGTVKAKVVRLQTYKRQFELTQMEDKETIDDYIMRITRLFNQIKSCGEMILEQNVVSKVLCSLTPCFNNIVVAIEESKDLTTLIKDELQSSLEAHEQRMDERGADKAKEEIALQAHFNEKNKRSKGKFAARGKSIFQNFGSNDSQNSKYSTSEKGESSSKDSGHSNGFKKRDVSKVQCYKCIKFGHFANSCRGKSNENHNNEAKVDREEVYDEDTLLVMITEGSYGITDVPGSSYSSDSLRDNSCTVPENSEKIYSNRNELVTIRDGVQGRDEWYLDSGCSTHMTGRKDWFVQINQAAKSKVKFANDTTLSAEGVGDVLIRKRNGGHSRIKYVLYIPGIKCNLLSIG; from the coding sequence ATGAGGGTTTTGTTTGGTTATCAAGAGGTGCTTGAAATCGTCGTCAATGGAGTTACACAATTAGGGGCAGACGCTACCGACATTCAAAGAGCTACAcacaaagaagagaagaagaaggattacAAAGCCCTATTCTTGATTCATTCTTGTGTTGATAACGACAATTTCGAGAAGGTTGGCGATTGTGAATCGGCGAAGCAAGCATGGGAAATCTTGGAGAAAGCATATGCCGGTACCGTCAAAGCGAAGGTTGTAAGGTTACAAACTTACAAGCGACAATTCGAGTTAACACAAATGGAAGATAAAGAAACGATCGACGACTACATAATGCGCATTACCCGGTTATTTAATCAAATCAAATCTTGTGGGGAAATGATTCTTGAGCAGAATGTTGTATCAAAAGTATTGTGTTCGTTAACGCCGTGTTTCAACAACATAGTTGTGGCTATTGAAGAATCAAAGGATCTAACAACTTTGATCAAGGATGAATTGCAAAGTTCGTTAGAGGCAcatgaacaaagaatggatgaGAGAGGCGCCGACAAAGCCAAAGAGGAGATTGCTTTGCAAGCGCATTTCAATGAGAAGAATAAGAGGTCGAAAGGAAAATTTGCGGCGAGAGGTAAATCaatttttcagaattttggtTCAAACGATTCGCAAAATTCAAAGTATTCGACGAGTGAAAAGGGTGAAAGTAGCTCCAAGGATAGTGGTCATAGCAACGGTTTCAAGAAGCGTGATGTGAGTAAGGTGCAATGCTACAAGTGCATAAAGTTTGGACACTTTGCAAATTCGTGTCGTGGTAAATCGAATGAGAATCACAATAATGAAGCCAAGGTTGATAGGGAAGAGGTATATGATGAGGACACACTTCTAGTAATGATCACGGAGGGGAGTTATGGCATTACGGATGTTCCGGGCAGCAGCTACAGTAGCGACAGTTTGCGGGACAACAGCTGTACTGTTCCGGAAAATAGCGAGAAAATATATTCGAATCGAAATGAATTGGTTACCATTCGTGATGGAGTCCAAGGGAGAGATGAGTGGTACTTGGATTCCGGTTGTTCAACACATATGACGGGTCGAAAAGATTGGTTTGTGCAAATCAATCAAGCGGCAAAAAGTAAAGTCAAATTTGCCAACGACACCACTTTAAGCGCCGAAGGGGTAGGAGATGTTTTGATCAGAAAAAGGAATGGTGGACATTCAAGGATCAAATATGTCTTGTATATACCAGGAATTAAGTGTAATCTTTTAAGTATTGGCTAA